A region of the Sarcophilus harrisii chromosome 3, mSarHar1.11, whole genome shotgun sequence genome:
TGCACTACCAGCATTGGAaccctgttttttttcctttgataagtGTTTTGGGATTTTCAGACAGTCAGGGATCTCTAAACCCTGaggtaggattaaaaaaaaaaataataaagtaattaaGACCAaggttggggggggagggggggtcatATTTATCAAATAAATGATGTAATGCAATCTGGAATTCCAAAATTCCAAATAAAGCGATTTCACTTTTTGaacatttcattcttttaaaataaatactacagGTTTAGCCACAGATCCCAAGTTGATCTGTTCATGATTTCTTTACAGTTTCATACACTTCTCCTATGGTATATAAACTGTTCAGTTAcagatctttttgtttttccattcatttccccCAGTTAGAGTAGAGATAAGGGTTAGCCTACTGGCTTCCTTTCTGTACAAGTTGAGCAAATCGGCTTGTGATGGTGAGAGTGGTATCAATGAATCGGTCCACACAGCTAGCCAGGCAATTTTCAGTTCTGGAATCTAGACGACTTCCTGGTTTTTCAACACATTTATCCCAGCACAAATCCATGAAATGGTGTACCTGAGGAAGAAAGTTATTATTAAGAAGTGTAGGGGAGTAAGCAGTACTTCTCTTACCTCTCTTCTGGTTttcccttttcctgtcatttgCTCAGATTTAAGTCATCTTTGAGACTTTCCTTTGCCTTTATTTCCTACCAATTTTTCAAAATGTCTCTCAGACTCATACTTGTATTTTCACGGCTATTCACCTTGCTCAGATCCTTGTTATTTGATGCTTAAAACTGCTGAGACAGTTTTCTGTCTCCCCATATATTTTGTACACTGTTGCTACATCATTCTATTTAAAATCTTGTTTCGCGTCACTTGTTTTCCAAGTATCTCTAAGAGCAATCGTCTACTGGAATATAGATCCAGCACCTGGAAACGCAAGCTTTGCCACTtactactgtgtgaccttgggcagccACAACGTCTCTGGACCTTTGGTCCATAAGACCGGGGGAGGGACGCGAGGAGTCGGTAATTTTAAATCCTAAATCTGCGGACCTAAACCCAAATTCTCTTTCTACTGATCCAGCCCACATCCACAATTAACAGCTCATAAATAGCAGATCCGCTGCACACCCTGTTGACTCTCCCCACTATCAGTCACACCTCAATTTAGTCCCAGCTAACAGACTCCGCCCCCACTTCAGGCCTGCTACACCGCCCCCACAGTTTAACGCCGCTCTCGGGGCGGGCTGCAGCACGAGCGCTCCCCTTGATTCTCCCCAAACAGAACTCTTTCCTCCGTTTTAAATTACCTCACCTTCATGGGGGTGTATAAGACACGCTTTCCGACTTCAAACGTGAAAATTAGTTTAACTAACGTGTGACCTTGGGAAGACATTAACCTCGGGCCCCATTGAGAGGGGGATGGGGTTGGATTGTATTGGATCCCTTCCAAAACGCCAACCCCCTGCGAaccctccctttcctctcaccCGGAGAGGCCCTGGGCGCCTGCTTCGGCCTCGCCCATGCCAGCGCCGAGGGCCCCGCTGGGATgatgcagcagcagcagcagcagccgccgccTCGGGGTAGGCCGGTCACTAGCGTTTGCACCTGCCCGCAACCCGAGCCCTCCTTCATTACCCAGCCCTAAGTCTCGGTACCTGTGCAGTGAACTGCGCCTTCTGCTGTTCTGCCGCCACCAGACGCTGTAATTCGGCCTCGTCGGCCTCGGCCAATTCCGCCATGTCCGACCCGCCGGTGAGAGTCCCACTTCCTTACCAACCAGGGTACGCCGACTCCGGTTTCCGGCTCATACGGGTTCTCCTCCCCGACTCCCTCGTCCTTTTTCTTCCAGGTTCCGGTTGCGTTGGGCTTTTGGATCCGCAACGCAGGAAACGGTCTTAAGCACTTCCGGGTCACTGAGTAACCTTGACCGCTTCGGATAGACATGGCGCTGGCGGCGGCTGCAGCCTTAGGACGCCTGAGCCTCAGTTGCGCCCGGAGCAGAGGTGAGGGTAGCGGCCGACGGAGGGCTCCGGTGGCGGAGTTTTCCGCGGTGGGAGGGGTCAGCGCTCTAGCGGTTTCTGGGGATCCCGGTCCCAAGGTTTCTTTTCGCCCCTCAGTGCAACTTGGACGGTGACCCCTGGAGAAGCCGGAGCCGCCGCTGGGTCCCTCTCCTGCCCCCGGCGCGGGCTGGTCCCGGACTCTCCCCTGGGGTTGTGCCGGGCCCCGCACCACGGCCTCCCCTTCCCCCGTGCTGACCGTCTGCCTTTCTCCCCAGCTCTGCTCCTGGGCCCCCGCTCGCTCAGACCCGCCTTCGTCTCGGCCTCTCTGCCGGACCGGCCTGCGCCCGGAGGACGGCGCGTCCACCTGTCTGCCAGCCGCTGCTGTACGTCCTGCCCCCGGCCCTCCTCCGTTACCCCAGCCCAGACCGGCCCTCCGCTCCGCCCCACGCGCCCGCTAGTTGAGCCCCTTTAGTTAGAAACGAGGAAACCGAGGCGCAGCCATTCGGGCTGCCTTGTGTGCCAGTGGCTTGGGAACTTTGGGAGAGAGCCACAGGTTTTCGCATTCCCCTCGTCTTGCCGCTATCATTTTGCCTCCTCTAGTGTCAACCGAGGGAAATGTCCGATTCTGAGAAATTCAACATTGGAGACTTTGTTTTTCGGAGAAGAGTCATCCTTTAATATTTAGGTGATACAAAGGGCTCAAAATAGATCATTTAATAATGCAAAACAGGTCACTTAAAACTTTTTTGCATGCATTGTGTGCCTTAATTTAGGTTGATAATCAAAATCACTTGGCAGTCactaataagtaattttttttttattttacgtAATTGCCACATTGAtaattgaatttttcattttatcatctctGAAGGAAAGATTTAGCGTCTTGTTTTTGCAGTTCAGGACAACAAATCGGCAAACATTAAGTGGCTGCTAAGTGCAGGGGATAGGCAAAGAACaaatcctgctctcaaggagcccGCAACAGACATTCGTTCACAGGcgagctatatacagaataagtgGAAGATACTAGCAGTAGAGTCCAGGTTTCAGATTGtaaagttgaaagggactttagtCTAATGACCACATTTTGCCAATGGAGAAATTGAAGGAGGGCTGGGGTGTTAACTTGTCCAAGCCCACAGAATGTGTCAGAGCTAGGAGTTGAGATCCTTTTATTTCAAATCCAGAGCTGCTTCTTTCTAAGACCTTTAGGCGCCTGTCTCTTAAGATCAGTGTATTATTAAATCTGGATTTTTTTGAATTCCTCAGAAACTACAGAAGACTAGATGTAGTATAGGAGAAAAGGTGTTTGAACGAAAAGATCTATCCGAATTTGAGTCGTGGCTTACTACTTTTTAGCTGTACAACAACTAAGCATATCATGTAGCTTCTtaaatccttagtttcctcaggcATGTCATATCCTTCCATGGATTCCCAATGTAGGCAGGTCACCTAACCTTGAATCCAATTTCCTAATTTGAAATAGATACAATATGTCCTTGTATTTGAGGATTATACTGTTAATTGTGAAGTACTGTATGAACGGATgagttgtttttagttttttttcttccaaatagaAGTGTGGATCTGATATTGAGTCTTGAGGATATAAAGCAGACCACGGAGTCTGCAAAGTGGTATGTAGACTTTACTGTTCTCTTGGAGCTGGTtggttttgaaagaaaattttctaCATGGCTTTTCAGATGGAATTTCTTTTCCACTGCAGAAGTTTTACATAAATAGAGAAAAGAGGCTTTTAAAATGAGCTTGCCAAataatcatttccatttccaatgTCTCCAACGGTTGCTTATTGTTTAGTGATCATTTCATACTTTGCAAATACACAGATTTGTCTTTCCCCCAGAAGTGGGAATCTATTTTTCTGTAAGGAAATGAAAGAACCAGAAGTCATTTTTCTAGGCTCCCCATTCTTATGTTCTTTGTTAAATCTTTTATGCATTTTGTTAGCTTCACAAATTGAGACTTTGTGcacaaatatttacatattcagGTTGAAAATGTGTCCTAAATTCCTTCCCTCATGTCACTTGGTTCTGTCATGTCACTTTTAGCCAACTCTAAGGCTGCATCTCTGCACTGGACTAGTGAGAGAGCTGTCAGTGTCTTGCTACTGGGGCTGCTCCCAACTGCCTATCTGTTCCCAAGCTCCGCAGTGGACTACTCACTGGCTGCAGTCCTCACCCTCCATAGTCACTGGTAAGCAGCATATTACTTCTTTACTATGTCTTCCCAGAGCTGATGTATTTCAAAGACTGATTCCTCACTCACAGAAATGTTTTAGCTATTTATCCCAGTAAAGTGGAATTacaaaagttagaattgggcaattCTTTTGCTTATGTGctgtccttccctttttctcctctctctcccttaagAGAGGTAGTAGAATTGTTCCTTTGATgacaaaaaggagagaaattcaGAGGCTATTGAGTCAGTTGTAGAAATAGGGTTGCCATATCACTTCCTTCCTTTGTCATTGGTAACTTAAGTTCTCACTTCCTTCTGCTTTCaagttttactttttctgtttggATTTTGAAAACTGTGGCCTTTTAAGTTGACAATTGAGAtgatcgcatattttaaaatcagcccgagtcaggaattcaggttaagggaaaatcttcaatctttattctcagtagaggtgaagaaggatcggagatGAAGGAAGATccgaggtgaaggggggatcgcgatagcaatgtgtacaactgcatcaagaagccagccagcagtctctctccacctctcttcctgcccctctgcctccacccactaaaatcgtcatttcctatacaacatatcaggacttgctAATAGAGTacagtccaattactatttagcctcacgggCTTGGGAACTCGGTGCATCAAAtggagcttcagcccattacagagaaTAATTGCCCTGAATCTCATTTCTAACACACCATGGCAGACTCATCTAATCTCGTtctgcctcatctataaaatcagaataACAGTTTGTTTTGTCAGGCTTAACTGAGAAGTGTTTAAAGTGTGTGATATTTGtcagttttcattttactttaaaacATTACAATTATGTTAATTAGGAAAGACATTTAAATTAATATGAAGTTAGctataaaatgtttaaagaaatgcAACTTCATTACTTTGAAATATGGAGGGTAATTAGAATATAGCCATCAGAGGATTGGGATTTGCTGTAATTATTGGATAGAAATGAATTAcacataaaatttatttgtaaacaGGTGCTTTTAAAGTGCTTAAATTAATACCACATGGGGGAATTTTAAGTTTTTCTCTCCTGCTGTTTTGTTCTAcctttaatagatatttatttatttagtataaaATAGTGACATTTTAAATCTAATCTTCCTACTTCTCCCCTTCACTCACATGCTCTTCTATTACTCCCTAGGTGCTGGTATCTTGACTAGTTTGAAGGTTTTCCAGGAGAATTAACAGTTCTATACTTCTGTTTTGAGTTAGAGGGATAAGAAGGGATTGAGAAGTAGGAAGATTAGGTTTAAAATATGAGTAGTAGAATAGGAAGAAGTGagtattgttcatttattttttcttctctgcatTAACCAGTTGTGAATGGCTGATGATGCAGACTATAATGTTGGGGCTGAGAATCTTTAAATTTAGAATTCTTTTATACTGTAATCGTTTGTAATAATAGCATTCCTTTGTTAAGAATTCTTCAGTTACTCCCTGTTGCCAAATAAAGTTCAGATTCCTTAGCCaggaatatagatatagaaagCACACAATATGGTGTTGCTCTTTTTCCTGTTTGTACCCCAGCCAAACAAGATAACTCACTGTCCTCTGTATATGTACTGCTTACCATGACTTTGCATTATTCCTTATACTTTGTATGGCTTTCTCTGCTTGTTAAGATTCTGCCCATACATGCATTTATttactaaaaattttcttgacttctTATTTAGTAATGTTTTGCCTAATCGAGATTTCCTTTGACATTTTGTTTGTACCTCTTAGATATTTTCATGTattataactatatttatatgtattatatacctTTCTTAAATAGTGAGGACAGGAAAATATTCTTGAATCCAGACTGCTACAGTATTCTGCTCACAAAaaaaggtgcttaatatataCTGATTGAATAGTTTGCATTTCCTGTCCTCTTCATGAAAGAATCTGTTAACTGAAATGATTGTTAGAAATGCTATTGATACCAGCTGTTTTAACTATTTTAACTATTGTTTTAACTATTTGCTAACTATGTAACTAAATGCCAAACTATTGattggcattttaaaatatgttaaaagatAATTATGATTCTAGTGATTTATTCAACCCTTTTGTTtcataattgaggaaattgacccttgagaagttaaataattcctttaatttacaaTTTTGTATTTTGGTAAGAAATTCCTTTGATTTAGAAAAGACTCTCCTAATGGCATCGAAATAAAAGTGTAAAAATTAGGAGGAagcagatttttatttatttatttatttatttttttgtctagacttgtgatttcgCTGGTGTATGTACTGCTTGGGCAGCAATTCCTACTGCTTGAGCAGATCTACACCTGCTGTGTAATTGCAAGTCTCAAAGAATGGATTGTTACTGAGAGGTTTGAGGGTCTGCCAAAGATCATATAACCAACATGTGCAAGAGATGAACTTAAACTATTGTACTACCTGGGAGACTGCTATTTATCTGATATACCTTGCAGCTTTTCAGTgatcaattaaaattattcagGATAAACAGTTCTCAAAATGTTAAGGGAAATATGGAAGGGGAGAATATGTAGATAAATGCTAGTATTTGTCAGAGTAGGCccttaatattaatatttgttgattaaatgTTCATTTACATCCTGATTTATTCCTTTACGttgttgtccttttttttttttttttttaatacaaccattaatgaataaatgacaaCCAATCAAATGCTATTTGGATTATCATAAATTCAAAACTATTGGATTTAGTTAGCTTTGCTGTGTTTCCAAATGTCAGCCAataggaagagaataaatatggaaccaataatattttgataaataccTCAGTTAATATCTATCTATTATACTTTGTAGAAATTTGACtcttgtttatttgtattttactcCAAAGAAAGAAGTTTGGTGGGTTGGTGCACAGATCTTTTAGCACGTTACCTAAGGGTGCACACTCTAGTATAAGCTAATGCCTAAAATAATCTgagttattttaatgatttttacaTGGACCCTTTTGAGCTTTTTTTGTATGTGATATACTTTACTAATCCAAGTAGATTGATAGCTGTCAggacttgtctttttttctccagtaCAAGACTCCCTGCGGATTATTCTCCTGAGAGTTCGATTTCAGTTAGAActtcttgcttcctttttttaaaagttatgacCTTTCCTACTAtgaattgagttttaaaattttttttcaaaacatgaaaAGAATATTATCTTCTAATTTTAGAGATTACCATATACAAAAGTTTctgaagagataaaaaagattaATGTTAGGAGCTGAGGAAGATAATAAAAACACTGCATTTGATACTTGACTAGTTCTTGTTAATAGTGAGGTCAGTATGCAAATATCCTTTTAATGTTACTTGTCATTTTTAGCTTGTACTAtaagagaattttgtttttctctttagggGTCTTGGACAGATTATTACTGACTATGTTCATGGAGACAAGATGGTGAAAGGAGCCAATGCAGGTCTCTTGATGCTCTCAGCCGTGACCTTTGCAGGACTCTGCTATTTCAACTATCATGATGTTGGCATCTGCAAAGCTGTTGCCATGCTGTGGAGCCTCTGACCTCCCTGGGAAAAGAAACGATAGAACACCCATTGCCTCTGCTCTGTCACATTAACCAATGAAAATTCGAGGAAAGTAGCAATGAAGTCAACTGATGAGACCTCCCCTGTTCTTCAGTGAGGCTTAGGTATTTCAACAATTGATCTCTATGAGGAATATAATCCAAGAaggattagattaaaaaaattgtgaGATTGGCTTGTGATCCAAGTTCTGATGAGTCACTAAGTTGTCTCAGGATCTCACTAGATTTATATCTTGCTTAATCCTTGTAAGCTGCCACATTTCAATTAAATGCTCTCTTAAGAATTCAGTTATTCATCATTCTATTGTGACTAGATCTGTTCAGCAGCCTTGTCCCTCTTATAATATTTCTTGTTCTTGGGAATCTTGGGCAAAAGAAGACTTTTTGTTAATTCATACAATAAAAAATTTGCTAGAAAGAAAACCACGTGTTTTATTTTGAgaacttttcatctcttttcactGTTCAGATATGTTCACTCTTGCATGACTTAAAAGAAAGGCTTAAAGCTTGCATAACAGCtatatggtgcaatggatagagcaccaatcctgaaattgggaggactcgagttcaaatctagtctcagacacttaacacttcctagttgtgtgaccctgggcaagtcacttaacctcaattgcctcagcaaaaaaaaagaaagtttacaaTTAGGAAAGTACTGTTGGcttatgtttttttaatctcattaatTTTATTAGTACTAGTGTTTCCCCATTTCCCAAAATACAGATTAGTTTTCCATAAAAAGCAGAGACTTGACTGGCCCCTACTTCTCTTGATAGAGCTTCCTTGTTACTTGATATGTTCCTTGTGACATAAATATTAGTCACACGGAGTCAGGGCTTTTCCAATTTGGTGTATTTATGATCATGCAAGTCACTGTATCGTGCCATGCTGACTAGGTTATTACCTAGTCTTGAGGGACTTGAGTGCCACTAATTCTTttttgcatattcttgctgtatTAGGATAAATTAAAccttttgttaactgtttaaTGACTTTCACATCTCCATAACTAACTTGAGTAAAGTGCTGGTGTTAAATCCTCCCTTAACACCAATTTACAAGTGTTAAGGGAAGGTAGAGTAGATTGTATGAGCTGGAAGCAGCTGAGTGTCTGGAGCCCAGATTgaggagaaaagaattttttaagaaaagattgGCCAAGTGTAATGTTtggatttaagaataaaattgtTGAGGTATTGGTCCAAacattctgggaagcaatttggaattgggccaaaaaagtgactaaaatgtttaCTGAGGTTCTATTAGGTATATACCCCCAAGGAAGTCAATCGGTAAAGGGGAAATCCCCATATACACTGCAGTATTTTGTAATAGCAAATAATAGGAACCAAAGTAATCATTTTGGATAGCAAAACAAATTGCACAATGTGAATGTTATGGTGTGTGAAGGTAATCAGACACTGGGAATTTGACCTCTACTCTCCAGAGAGAATGTAAACTACCTTGAGTAAATGTAAACAAAAGAAGCTTTAAGTATCCCAAGGGATGACTTGCATGTGACTTGGTTTCATCCTTGGCACTATGCTTTCTGTGTTCTATTTCTGTATAGTACCTACCCTGCTCTAAGGATGGATGTGGGAATTCATCATTTGCTTCAAATTTGCCTCTTGCTGCCAAGGACTTTGCCTCTTAAATCTCTCCCCctatctcctccttccctttacccTTCCCCAGCTAACCCTAATAAAGCCTATTAATAACTAAACTGGAATGGACCCCTCTTTCTTGAGCATCTCCTTATTCTCTGAGGTTATCCCATTCTGTAGTTGGCATGATTGGGGCAGAACAGATTCCGTTTCCCTACTAATGGAatgtaagaaacaacaaatatgaataCAGCTTTACAAAGTAATAATAACCAGTAAAGtgtcatataaaataaaaccactaaaataattagctttttattaccaataaaacccagtagaaataaaaattatattcaaaatatatataacaaaataactatataaaatatctgggagtctgGTTATTATGAATTGCTGCTCCACACAGGATTTTATGAATACAGTTGCAAAACACTgtagaaaaagacaaataattggaAGGATTAATGACTTATGGTTGGGCtgccaaaataacaaaaatgacaatatttagaTTAATGTACATATTCACTGTTATACATTGGTGAAAGAAACCAGTATAGGCTTCTTGGTACTCTCAACTATGACTACCAATCAAAAGTACCAAAGGGTTCCTTTATAGAAAAAACAGGattcagtgaaaaaaaatctaaaaataaataatgttaaaaaaaattgagaaagagggATTTCTACCATCTTGGATTACTAGTGAATAAACAACTGTTtggtatttttaaagatataactTATCAATGAAACAGACTTGATACTTAAGACTTAAATGAATAGAATAGCAGTATGATAAACTCAAGGGCACCAACTACTGGGGTAagttactttaaaattatattataaagcagtggtcatcaaaaccatttgttattggttaaaaaatagagtagtgaattggtggaatagattaggttcataggacaaaatagtcctATAGTTTTTGacatccaaagatcccagcttttgggataagagctcactatttaaaattttttttttattataataacttttgattgacaacccatgccaggataattttttacaacattatcccttgcacccttctgttctgatttttcccctctccctccaccacctaccccagatggcaagcagtcctatatatgttgaatatgtcgcagtatattctagatacaatatatgtgtgcagaaccaaacagttctcttgttgcacaggaagaattggattcagaaggtaaaaataacctaggaagaaaaacaaaaatgcaaacagtttacattcatttcccagggttctttctttgggtgtagctgcttctgtctatcattgatcaattgaaactgagctagatcttctctttgtcgaagaaatccactttcatcagaatacatcctcatacagtatcgttgttgaagtatgtaatgatctcctggttctgctcatttcactcagcatcagttcatgtaagtctctccaagcctctctgtattcatcctgctggtcatttcttacagaacaataatattcataatattcatataccacaatttacccaaccattctccaataatgggcatccattcattttccagcttctagccactacaaacagggctgccacaaacattttagtacatacaggtccctttcccttctttagtatctccttggggtataagcccagtagtaacactgctgggtcaaagggtatgcacagtttgataactttttgggcataattccagattgctctccagaatggttggattctgtggggagccggcactaatctacaggccATAAGGTGATAAGGCTACATTTcaaaagactgccctaaccttgaataggaaactcctaatcacatcatggagtttcctacatgaccaaggactgccctaaccttgaataggcagatatctaggcatctcctaatcacatcctagaGCTTCCTACAACCAGAGacacctgagcagctcatccttgtcCAGGGGCCATGCTAATCTTCTCTGTATTGTAAAAATATGGAACACTTCACGAATTTGCATGTCATCCTTGCTCAGGGGCCACTGAAGTTTTTTCATCCTACcacctcattttaaatatatctaaaaGTCTCAATCCCATTTGGATATCAATAAAGACAAAGCCACTCTGGCAAATTCCCATGCCACTGGAAAGAAAGGCAGACTCATGAATCTTATACCTAAATAAAGGACATGAGTGAAGGacaggagaagaaagggaagttcCTAGGCAAAAATTATTCTAACAAGGACCTCAAAACAGTATTAATCTTCTCATTGCCATAAGCTAAACTGACTGACACAcacttgtgtctgactttttaaAGTGAGCGTTGTTTGACTGCTTAGAATGACAAGCAAGGTTTCTAAAATCCTTAATtatgaaggaattatttttcttcttaccaCTTGTATACTGAAGTGTGGGTCCCCAAAGACCTCATAATTTGACATGAGTGGCTGTTCTTGCTCATAAAAATGCATCATTCTTTTTGGAAGCATGATACTGATAAATTCTTCTCTTGGATTAACATAAGCAATGATAATTGCTTCTCTCTTTGTGAATGAGACAATTAACAGAAACTTTTACAAAATTTCAGTTATATGAGTTCAATAGACAAGAAAGGAATCAATCACTTTCAGGCTTTCATTGGATATGTTAACACACCAAAtggactaaaaataatttttaaactcatGCTCCAGGGGCCTATGCTAGCAGAATTAATTCATCTGAAATTGGTGAGCCATTTACTCTCTGTGTTAGAATAAAATTCTCAGGTGTCTCTGGTtgtaggaagctctatgatgtgactaggagattcctattcaaggttagggcagtcttttggaatgtggccttatcaccttatggcctgtagattagtgccggctccccaggAGATAcgaagaactcactatttgacaaaatctactgagaaaattaaaaattagtatggcagaaactaggcattgacctacacctatcctataccaagataaggaagtgatttagacataaagagtgatataaacaaattagaagaataaaggatagcttacccagatctgtggaaaagaaaggaatttgcgGCCAAAGGAGAATTGTAGTACataatatcaaaattatccattttgta
Encoded here:
- the SDHD gene encoding succinate dehydrogenase [ubiquinone] cytochrome b small subunit, mitochondrial, whose protein sequence is MALAAAAALGRLSLSCARSRALLLGPRSLRPAFVSASLPDRPAPGGRRVHLSASRCSNSKAASLHWTSERAVSVLLLGLLPTAYLFPSSAVDYSLAAVLTLHSHWGLGQIITDYVHGDKMVKGANAGLLMLSAVTFAGLCYFNYHDVGICKAVAMLWSL
- the TIMM8B gene encoding mitochondrial import inner membrane translocase subunit Tim8 B; the encoded protein is MAELAEADEAELQRLVAAEQQKAQFTAQVHHFMDLCWDKCVEKPGSRLDSRTENCLASCVDRFIDTTLTITSRFAQLVQKGSQ